In Nocardia sputorum, a single genomic region encodes these proteins:
- a CDS encoding lysophospholipid acyltransferase family protein, giving the protein MEPPEVRLENSDTVYDFYRDHRQNRLQAWGAYAILGRRYHPRVTYAEGARAALRTAIRQNRPLLIAINHLSESDPYTVAAAAWRSGLRRVIGRVRVLAKDELFADPDQRRKIDMMGGIPVFRGKDHGIRAVNAAGQRMMDVCAERMARGDGIAVFPEGTCNDVDPARVQAVGSGIGHIAFRAMKLGAEPVLVSMALSYGPRHDPSVPPTKEEAKGASFHFGVPVLELPPRPGDIARLVRADLQKALDAAVAAY; this is encoded by the coding sequence ATGGAACCGCCCGAGGTGCGCCTCGAGAACAGCGACACCGTGTACGACTTCTATCGCGATCATCGCCAGAATCGCCTACAGGCTTGGGGGGCTTACGCCATTCTCGGCCGCCGCTACCATCCCCGCGTCACCTACGCGGAGGGCGCGCGCGCAGCGCTCCGCACAGCGATCAGGCAGAACCGGCCGCTGCTCATCGCGATCAACCATCTCTCCGAGAGCGATCCCTACACCGTGGCCGCGGCCGCCTGGCGCAGCGGGCTACGGCGGGTGATCGGCCGGGTGCGCGTGCTGGCCAAGGACGAGTTGTTCGCCGATCCCGATCAGCGGCGCAAGATCGACATGATGGGCGGGATCCCGGTGTTCCGCGGCAAGGACCACGGCATCCGCGCGGTGAACGCCGCGGGCCAGCGCATGATGGACGTCTGCGCGGAGCGGATGGCCAGGGGCGACGGCATCGCGGTCTTCCCCGAGGGCACGTGCAACGACGTGGATCCGGCCCGCGTGCAAGCGGTGGGCAGCGGCATCGGGCACATCGCGTTCCGGGCGATGAAGCTCGGCGCCGAGCCCGTGCTGGTGTCCATGGCGCTGAGCTACGGGCCGCGCCACGATCCCTCGGTGCCGCCGACGAAGGAGGAGGCCAAAGGGGCCAGCTTCCACTTCGGCGTCCCGGTGCTCGAGCTGCCGCCGCGGCCCGGTGACATCGCCCGGCTGGTGCGCGCGGATCTGCAGAAGGCGCTCGACGCCGCCGTCGCCGCGTACTGA
- a CDS encoding YqgE/AlgH family protein yields MARAEDPDDRKTRGGHSGRRRREFRHGDQVVRAGTLLVSATELVEPTFRRTVVYIIEHNEAGSLGVVLNRPSDTAVHEVLPRWTDAVAAPRTLFIGGPVKRDAALCLGTVRVGARIEGVPGLRRIDGRVVLVDLDADPERVAPLVEGIRIFAGYAGWTFGQLEGELENNDWMVVSALPSDPISSGRADLWAHVLRRQPLPLSLLATHPIELERN; encoded by the coding sequence GTGGCACGCGCAGAAGACCCGGACGATCGCAAGACTCGCGGCGGGCACAGTGGCCGCAGGCGACGTGAATTCCGGCACGGTGACCAGGTGGTTCGTGCCGGGACGCTGCTGGTGTCGGCCACCGAACTGGTGGAACCGACCTTCCGGCGCACCGTGGTCTACATCATCGAGCACAACGAGGCGGGCAGTCTCGGCGTCGTGCTCAACCGCCCGAGCGATACCGCGGTGCACGAGGTGCTGCCGCGCTGGACGGACGCGGTCGCGGCGCCACGCACGCTGTTCATCGGCGGCCCGGTGAAACGGGACGCCGCGCTGTGCCTGGGCACCGTCCGGGTGGGCGCGCGGATCGAGGGCGTCCCCGGCCTGCGCCGCATCGACGGACGCGTCGTCCTGGTGGACCTGGATGCCGATCCCGAGCGGGTGGCCCCGCTCGTCGAGGGCATCCGGATCTTCGCGGGCTACGCGGGCTGGACCTTCGGCCAGCTGGAAGGCGAACTGGAGAACAACGACTGGATGGTGGTCTCCGCACTGCCGTCCGACCCGATCAGCAGCGGCCGCGCGGACCTGTGGGCGCATGTGCTACGCCGCCAGCCGCTGCCGCTGTCCCTGCTGGCGACACACCCGATTGAACTCGAACGCAACTGA
- a CDS encoding sigma-70 family RNA polymerase sigma factor, producing the protein MRNLGGQTGRPDDRSELLRALYREHATALWRYTLGLVRDSGRAEDIVQETLLRAWQRPNVLDQSTASARAWLFTVARNLAVDEHRSARSRREVRTDSPPEQPAPDQSDRALDSWLVADALGRLSADHREVIVRAYYRGLSTHQIAEELGVPPGTVKSRMHYGMRALRLALQEMGVTNQ; encoded by the coding sequence GTGCGCAACCTAGGCGGCCAGACAGGTCGACCCGACGATCGGTCCGAATTGCTGCGGGCTCTCTATCGCGAACACGCCACCGCGCTGTGGCGGTACACGCTCGGCTTGGTACGGGATTCCGGACGGGCGGAGGACATCGTGCAGGAGACTTTGCTGCGGGCCTGGCAACGGCCCAACGTCTTGGACCAGTCCACCGCGTCGGCGCGAGCGTGGCTGTTCACCGTGGCGCGCAATCTCGCCGTGGATGAGCATCGCAGCGCCCGCAGCAGGCGCGAGGTCCGCACCGACAGTCCGCCCGAACAACCGGCCCCGGACCAGTCCGACCGCGCGCTGGACAGCTGGCTGGTCGCGGACGCGCTCGGCAGGCTCAGCGCCGATCACCGCGAGGTGATCGTGCGGGCCTACTATCGCGGACTGTCCACACACCAGATCGCCGAGGAACTCGGCGTTCCGCCGGGCACGGTGAAGTCCCGGATGCACTACGGTATGCGCGCATTGCGCCTGGCATTACAGGAGATGGGGGTGACGAACCAGTGA
- a CDS encoding anti-sigma factor family protein, whose translation MTQITDDYSTWDAPYVLGSLTREERLQYESHLADCPDCRAAVAELAGLPGMLALVDTDIANAMIEPPAHPGEPAPELPPPPPMPSLPPPPRLADAAERRRRRSGWTSVGIAVASAAAAVAIAVPIAVSVSGSNQSTEPGTSEQAFVERQMTPVEPTPVSASFKLVPAGDRTRVVMTCSYPPGEQLRYSTELALYVTRTTGQQEKLDAWPAGPGTELTIDRTIDGAPEQVRAVEIRATNSGKVLLTGTV comes from the coding sequence GTGACGCAGATCACCGACGACTACAGCACGTGGGACGCCCCGTACGTGCTCGGCTCCCTCACCCGCGAAGAGCGCCTGCAGTACGAGAGCCATCTCGCCGATTGCCCCGACTGCCGCGCGGCCGTGGCCGAACTGGCCGGGCTGCCGGGAATGCTCGCTCTCGTGGACACCGACATCGCGAACGCGATGATCGAGCCGCCCGCCCACCCCGGCGAGCCTGCGCCGGAGTTGCCTCCACCACCGCCGATGCCCTCCCTTCCGCCACCCCCGCGACTCGCCGACGCGGCCGAACGCCGCCGCAGGCGCAGCGGGTGGACGTCGGTCGGCATCGCGGTGGCCTCGGCCGCGGCGGCGGTGGCGATCGCGGTCCCGATCGCCGTCTCGGTGTCCGGATCGAACCAGTCGACCGAGCCGGGCACCAGCGAGCAGGCGTTCGTCGAACGCCAGATGACTCCGGTGGAGCCGACGCCGGTCTCGGCGAGCTTCAAGCTCGTCCCTGCGGGCGACCGGACGCGAGTGGTGATGACCTGCAGCTACCCGCCCGGCGAACAGCTGCGCTACAGCACCGAGCTCGCGTTGTACGTCACCCGCACCACTGGTCAACAGGAGAAACTCGACGCCTGGCCCGCGGGCCCCGGGACCGAGCTGACCATCGACCGGACCATCGACGGCGCGCCCGAGCAGGTCCGCGCGGTCGAGATCCGCGCGACCAACTCCGGGAAGGTGCTGCTCACCGGCACGGTGTGA
- a CDS encoding ABC transporter permease codes for MSMSYALADSATMLRRNLLHAKRYPSLSFGVIVMPTVLLLVFNFVFGGALEKSSGGNYIDYLAPGMLLMIPAYMTVSVAVSVATDTTKGIVNRFRTMDIAQSAMLTGHVVGALIQALAGIAAMAGVALLIGFRPNADPIEWLAVFGLLALVMFALTWLSVALGLLAPNPESASNTPFPLVMLPFLGSGLVGTDTMPAGLRQFAEYQPFTPFTETIRGLLMGTEIGDNAIISIVWCVGLTVVGYLWSSSIFRRRTR; via the coding sequence ATGAGCATGTCCTACGCCCTCGCCGATTCGGCGACCATGCTGCGGCGCAATCTGCTGCACGCGAAGCGTTATCCGAGCCTGAGCTTCGGCGTCATCGTGATGCCCACCGTGCTGCTGCTGGTGTTCAACTTCGTCTTCGGCGGAGCGCTGGAGAAGTCCTCCGGCGGGAACTACATCGACTATCTCGCACCGGGCATGCTGCTGATGATTCCGGCGTACATGACCGTCTCGGTCGCGGTGTCGGTCGCCACCGACACGACCAAAGGCATCGTGAACCGGTTCCGCACGATGGACATCGCGCAGTCGGCCATGCTGACCGGTCACGTGGTCGGCGCGTTGATCCAAGCGCTGGCCGGCATCGCCGCGATGGCGGGCGTCGCACTGCTGATCGGCTTCCGCCCGAACGCCGACCCGATCGAGTGGCTCGCCGTGTTCGGGCTGCTCGCCTTGGTGATGTTCGCGCTCACCTGGCTGTCGGTGGCGCTGGGCCTGCTCGCGCCGAACCCGGAGAGCGCGAGCAACACGCCCTTCCCGCTGGTGATGCTGCCGTTCCTCGGCAGCGGCTTGGTCGGCACCGACACCATGCCCGCCGGATTGCGTCAGTTCGCCGAGTACCAGCCCTTCACCCCGTTCACCGAGACCATCCGCGGTCTCCTGATGGGCACCGAGATCGGCGACAACGCGATCATCTCGATCGTCTGGTGCGTCGGTCTCACCGTGGTCGGTTACCTGTGGTCGTCCTCGATCTTCCGGCGTCGGACGCGCTGA
- a CDS encoding ATP-binding cassette domain-containing protein encodes MVNGHRTPAVSARGLRKSFGEQVVLDGIDITVPEGTVFSLLGPNGAGKTTTVQILTTLITPDAGDIRIGGHDLAAERKQVRARIGVTGQFSAVDELLTGRENLLLMGDLHHLPRRDARRLAESLLERFDLVDAADKTVATYSGGMTRRLDLAMTLVGDPRIIFLDEPTTGLDPRSRRAIWDIIRGLVDDYRVTVFLTTQYLEEADQLADRIAVLDHGRIVAEGTAAELKRLVPGGHIRLEFADRPALAAAADALGVAAPASDDDENLTLAVPSDGGVKSLRSVLDRLDYEQIEVEGLAVHTPNLDDVFLTLTGHPTTEKETVR; translated from the coding sequence ATGGTGAACGGCCATCGCACGCCCGCCGTCTCGGCGCGGGGCCTGCGTAAATCGTTCGGCGAGCAGGTGGTGCTCGACGGGATAGACATCACCGTCCCCGAGGGCACGGTCTTCTCGCTGCTCGGACCGAACGGTGCGGGCAAGACCACCACCGTGCAGATCCTGACCACGTTGATCACCCCCGACGCGGGCGACATCCGCATCGGCGGCCACGATCTGGCCGCCGAGCGCAAGCAGGTGCGCGCGCGGATCGGGGTGACCGGCCAGTTCTCGGCCGTCGACGAGCTGCTCACCGGCCGGGAGAACCTGCTGCTGATGGGCGATCTGCACCATCTGCCGCGGCGGGACGCCCGCAGGCTGGCGGAGAGCCTGCTGGAGCGCTTCGACCTGGTCGACGCGGCGGACAAGACGGTGGCCACCTACTCCGGCGGCATGACCAGGCGCCTGGACCTGGCCATGACGCTGGTCGGCGACCCGCGCATCATCTTCCTGGACGAGCCGACCACGGGGCTCGACCCGCGCAGCAGGCGAGCGATCTGGGACATCATCCGCGGGTTGGTGGACGATTACCGCGTCACGGTCTTCCTCACCACCCAGTACCTGGAGGAGGCCGACCAGCTCGCCGACCGCATCGCGGTGCTCGACCACGGCAGGATCGTCGCCGAAGGCACCGCGGCGGAACTGAAGCGCCTGGTGCCGGGCGGGCACATCCGCCTCGAGTTCGCCGATCGCCCGGCCCTCGCGGCGGCGGCCGACGCGCTCGGCGTCGCCGCCCCGGCGTCGGACGACGACGAGAACCTCACCCTCGCGGTGCCCAGCGACGGCGGCGTGAAATCGCTGCGCTCCGTGCTGGATCGGCTCGACTACGAGCAGATCGAGGTCGAGGGCCTCGCCGTGCACACCCCCAACCTCGACGACGTCTTCCTCACCTTGACCGGCCACCCCACCACCGAGAAGGAAACCGTGCGATGA
- a CDS encoding EXLDI protein — translation MPNKTIYVADDDLPLFQRAQELVGGNLSGAVVTALRRFIELEEGRLEGYDEIVLKVGRDGVRQVRFSGTLLGEWHEVNDTRIEHVQVYRSRKGKFVMHAQYSNWDEYPADVGAKWLKDWRDPKSWRRLLGVGQQDWGDFVFVVVDSLDELKGQLPDKLYRRVVDVAEGPKIEDLDI, via the coding sequence ATGCCCAACAAGACGATCTACGTTGCCGACGACGACCTCCCGCTCTTCCAGCGCGCGCAGGAACTGGTCGGCGGCAACCTCTCGGGGGCGGTGGTCACGGCGCTGCGCCGGTTCATCGAACTCGAGGAGGGCCGCCTGGAGGGTTACGACGAAATCGTGCTCAAAGTCGGTCGCGACGGCGTGCGTCAGGTCCGCTTCTCCGGCACCCTGCTAGGGGAGTGGCACGAGGTCAACGATACGCGGATCGAGCACGTCCAGGTGTATCGCAGCCGCAAGGGCAAATTCGTGATGCACGCCCAGTATTCGAACTGGGACGAATACCCGGCCGACGTGGGTGCGAAGTGGCTCAAGGACTGGCGGGACCCGAAGAGCTGGCGCCGCTTGCTCGGCGTCGGCCAGCAGGACTGGGGTGACTTCGTCTTCGTCGTCGTCGATTCCCTCGACGAACTGAAAGGGCAGTTGCCCGACAAGCTCTACCGGCGGGTGGTCGACGTGGCCGAGGGGCCGAAGATCGAAGACCTGGACATCTAA
- a CDS encoding thiamine pyrophosphate-binding protein: MRTRVVDHLVRAVSALGVRHIFGVDGANIEDLYDAIFDAPEHVTGVVAKHEFSAATMADGYARSTGGLGVVAATSGGGAMNLVAGLAESFASRVPVLALVGQPPTVLEGNGAFQDTSGRAGAIDAVRLFGAVSTYCARVEAAADLPDRLDRAVRAARRGGPAVLLLPKDVQQADAGDLAPWRPAPRTHRSDEAGIARVRAALDSARHTGKIVVIAGDQVARDDARAELARLATALDAAVGVAPDAKDTYDNTDPAFCGVTGSMGHPELAAAIRSSALCLLVGTRMPVPARAGSETALAERTVASIGVAPPFLPAIHATSTDLSSTLAQLADELDDGSTGSERVRAAQPLTSLRVPASAGPGLRYREAVETIDAVLPDGTDVFADAGNTGAAVVHHLRVPRDGRFVVALGMGGMGYAFGAGIGSAFARADGVRRTVVIAGDGSFYMHGMELHTAIEHALPVTFVVLNNNAHAMCVTREQLYYRDRYSFNRFRPAYLGAGIAAMFPGLPAFSVHTVGDLAAALRHCLETEGPSFLSIECDPDEIPPFLPFLTTVERTRSHN, from the coding sequence ATGCGGACTCGGGTGGTGGACCATCTGGTGCGAGCGGTCTCGGCGTTGGGCGTGCGCCACATCTTCGGGGTGGACGGCGCCAATATCGAGGACCTGTACGACGCGATCTTCGACGCGCCGGAGCACGTCACCGGAGTGGTCGCCAAACACGAGTTCTCGGCGGCCACCATGGCCGACGGGTACGCCCGCAGCACGGGCGGACTCGGCGTGGTCGCGGCGACCTCGGGCGGCGGCGCGATGAATCTCGTTGCCGGACTGGCCGAATCGTTCGCCTCGCGGGTGCCGGTGCTCGCACTGGTCGGCCAGCCTCCGACCGTCCTGGAAGGCAACGGCGCGTTCCAGGACACCAGCGGACGCGCGGGCGCGATCGACGCTGTTCGCTTGTTCGGCGCGGTCAGCACCTATTGCGCCCGCGTGGAGGCCGCCGCCGATCTGCCGGATCGGCTGGACCGGGCGGTGCGGGCCGCCCGGCGCGGCGGCCCGGCGGTGCTGCTGCTGCCCAAAGACGTGCAGCAGGCGGACGCGGGCGACCTGGCGCCGTGGCGCCCCGCACCGCGGACGCATCGGTCGGACGAAGCCGGGATCGCCCGCGTCCGCGCCGCGCTCGACTCGGCCCGGCACACCGGCAAGATCGTCGTCATCGCCGGCGATCAGGTCGCGCGCGACGACGCGCGCGCCGAACTGGCCCGCCTGGCCACCGCCCTGGACGCCGCGGTGGGTGTCGCGCCGGACGCGAAAGACACCTACGACAACACCGATCCGGCCTTCTGCGGTGTCACGGGCAGCATGGGTCACCCGGAACTGGCGGCGGCCATCCGGTCCTCGGCCTTGTGCCTGCTGGTCGGCACCCGGATGCCGGTTCCCGCCCGCGCAGGCTCGGAGACCGCGCTCGCCGAACGCACGGTCGCGAGCATCGGTGTGGCGCCGCCTTTCCTGCCCGCCATTCACGCCACCAGCACCGATCTTTCGTCCACGCTCGCGCAACTCGCCGACGAACTGGACGACGGCAGCACCGGATCCGAACGCGTGCGCGCGGCGCAACCGCTGACCTCGCTGCGCGTACCCGCCTCCGCCGGTCCCGGCCTGCGTTATCGGGAAGCGGTCGAGACGATCGACGCGGTATTGCCGGACGGCACCGATGTGTTCGCGGACGCGGGCAACACCGGCGCGGCCGTCGTGCACCATCTCCGGGTCCCGCGGGACGGGCGGTTTGTGGTCGCCCTCGGCATGGGCGGGATGGGGTACGCGTTCGGCGCGGGCATCGGGTCCGCCTTCGCGCGAGCGGACGGCGTCCGCCGGACGGTGGTCATCGCCGGTGACGGGTCGTTCTACATGCACGGAATGGAGTTGCACACCGCGATCGAGCACGCCCTTCCGGTCACCTTCGTCGTGCTGAACAACAACGCGCACGCCATGTGCGTGACCAGGGAGCAGCTGTACTACCGGGATCGCTACAGCTTCAACCGATTCCGCCCGGCCTACCTGGGCGCGGGCATCGCCGCGATGTTCCCCGGCCTGCCCGCGTTCTCGGTGCACACCGTCGGCGATCTCGCCGCCGCGCTGCGGCACTGCCTGGAAACCGAGGGACCGTCGTTCCTTTCGATCGAGTGCGATCCCGACGAGATCCCGCCGTTCCTGCCGTTCCTGACCACCGTGGAGCGAACCCGCAGCCACAACTGA
- a CDS encoding SRPBCC family protein, with product MTTSSLPALSDIPEQAVPGVLRIENSDKDATTPIIMDMLRSVYPHDQIYGDYCPVQGYIAAPPREVYEYLADTRSLEEWTYSMRGFVETDEPGLWLAYDRLGDETEIYTRTIANPDAMTVDYHCAWDQSRHLWMIYLLRVIDARVVFDKPGSVVLWMNCKHPFYDANPYPETAPPERPVWVGDFWEMFSAGHQLEMDNLKAICEYRAAHDLPIKPDWMK from the coding sequence GTGACGACAAGTTCCCTCCCTGCCCTCAGTGACATCCCGGAGCAGGCCGTGCCGGGCGTGCTCCGCATCGAGAACTCCGACAAGGACGCGACCACGCCGATCATCATGGACATGCTGCGGTCGGTGTATCCGCATGACCAGATCTACGGCGATTACTGTCCGGTGCAGGGCTATATCGCCGCGCCTCCCCGAGAGGTGTACGAATACCTCGCCGACACCAGGTCGCTGGAGGAGTGGACCTACAGCATGCGCGGGTTCGTCGAGACCGACGAACCCGGACTGTGGCTGGCCTATGACCGGCTGGGCGACGAGACCGAGATCTACACCCGCACCATCGCGAACCCCGACGCCATGACCGTCGACTATCACTGCGCCTGGGACCAGTCACGGCACCTGTGGATGATCTACCTGCTGCGGGTGATCGACGCGCGAGTGGTGTTCGACAAGCCGGGGTCGGTGGTGCTGTGGATGAACTGCAAGCACCCCTTCTACGACGCGAATCCCTACCCCGAGACCGCGCCGCCCGAGCGGCCGGTGTGGGTCGGCGACTTCTGGGAGATGTTCTCGGCGGGTCATCAGCTGGAGATGGACAACCTCAAGGCCATCTGCGAGTACCGGGCCGCGCACGACCTGCCCATCAAGCCCGACTGGATGAAATGA
- a CDS encoding 3-oxoacyl-ACP synthase III family protein translates to MALSTQNLPQVSLVDVASYLPGEPVGTEYFTQFARSDRMAKNVMFRAPKGRHHVGRDETAVDMVERAVAPLIERNGADAIAEVDVLITHTQLPDNPVLGCGPEVARRLGIRPSYVYDVHNGGCAAFVHMMAMARMILQTTPARTALIAATQNCAGPVFTQTEIRKLAQAPVPGDGCGVGLLRKDDSAPILDVECRTYPEFAGDMEFSTNGERKYWEPGEGQGCVSFTESKVTKVFARGNRLVPEVALAVCDRLGVRGRDVDTFVTNQPNRLFLRNWHDALELPAQRHPDTFDSCGNLFAAGIPVTLDVENRAGRLPNGSLVLLAGFAHAGDFAGAAAVRWGAAR, encoded by the coding sequence ATGGCATTGAGCACCCAGAATTTGCCGCAGGTCAGTCTCGTCGACGTGGCCTCGTATCTGCCCGGCGAGCCGGTCGGCACCGAGTACTTCACGCAATTCGCGCGCTCGGACCGGATGGCGAAGAACGTCATGTTCCGCGCGCCGAAGGGCCGCCACCACGTGGGGCGCGACGAGACCGCCGTGGACATGGTCGAACGTGCCGTCGCACCGCTGATCGAGCGCAACGGCGCCGACGCGATCGCCGAGGTCGACGTGCTGATCACGCACACCCAGCTGCCGGACAACCCGGTGCTCGGCTGTGGCCCCGAGGTGGCGCGCCGGCTCGGCATCCGTCCGTCCTACGTCTACGACGTGCACAACGGCGGATGCGCCGCGTTCGTGCACATGATGGCGATGGCCCGCATGATCTTGCAGACCACCCCGGCCCGCACCGCGCTGATCGCGGCGACGCAGAACTGCGCGGGACCGGTGTTCACCCAAACCGAGATCCGCAAGCTGGCCCAGGCCCCGGTGCCCGGCGACGGCTGCGGAGTGGGGCTGCTGCGCAAGGACGACAGCGCGCCGATTCTCGACGTCGAATGCCGCACCTATCCCGAGTTCGCCGGAGACATGGAGTTCTCCACCAACGGCGAGCGCAAGTATTGGGAGCCGGGCGAGGGCCAAGGGTGCGTCAGCTTCACCGAGTCCAAGGTGACCAAGGTGTTCGCCCGGGGCAACCGGCTGGTTCCGGAAGTGGCGCTGGCGGTGTGCGATCGGCTCGGCGTGCGTGGACGCGACGTCGACACGTTCGTCACCAATCAGCCCAACCGGCTGTTCCTGCGTAACTGGCACGACGCGCTGGAGCTGCCCGCGCAGCGGCATCCCGACACCTTCGACTCCTGCGGCAACCTGTTCGCCGCGGGCATCCCGGTGACACTGGACGTGGAGAACCGGGCGGGACGGCTGCCCAACGGATCGCTGGTGCTGCTGGCCGGGTTCGCGCACGCGGGCGACTTCGCGGGCGCGGCCGCCGTTCGCTGGGGAGCCGCGCGATGA
- a CDS encoding aminotransferase class I/II-fold pyridoxal phosphate-dependent enzyme: MSVRVVDGTRPSRRHQVSRVPPRFDLTLSENPFPPLPSVLRAVHMTLAQANRYPEFLPRRLPSLIAGHVGVRADQVVVGSGATGVALQILQTLTTPGKEIVYSAPTFDGYPIMAEMAGLEAVPVPLNAAGDQDLRAMRHAVDRRTALVVVCRPHNPTGTVLPADELKAFLSDVPARVPVLLDEAYVEFLGAAEYIDPLALIAKHPNLLVLRTFSKAYGLAGLRIGYAFGRPELIAHVSKLQLPFGMSAAAVAAVAASYAAEPELAARTFRITEERDALRAALMARGFAIPESRANFLYIPGPGTVTALRRAGIAAKSYPDGSARIAVGDPSADHAVLQALSTHAR; encoded by the coding sequence ATGAGCGTGCGCGTCGTCGACGGCACCCGGCCCTCTCGCCGGCACCAGGTATCCCGGGTGCCGCCCCGCTTCGACCTCACCCTGAGCGAGAATCCGTTCCCACCGCTGCCTTCGGTGCTGCGGGCGGTGCACATGACGCTGGCTCAGGCCAACCGATACCCGGAGTTCCTGCCGCGTCGGCTGCCGTCGCTGATCGCCGGGCATGTGGGTGTTCGGGCGGATCAGGTGGTGGTCGGCTCGGGGGCGACCGGCGTGGCCCTGCAGATCCTGCAGACGCTCACCACGCCGGGAAAAGAGATCGTCTACAGCGCGCCGACGTTCGACGGGTATCCGATCATGGCCGAGATGGCCGGGCTCGAGGCGGTGCCGGTGCCGCTGAACGCGGCGGGCGATCAGGACCTGCGGGCGATGCGGCATGCCGTCGACCGGCGCACCGCACTGGTCGTGGTGTGCCGTCCGCACAATCCCACCGGAACGGTGCTTCCGGCGGACGAGTTGAAGGCGTTCCTCTCCGACGTGCCTGCCCGTGTCCCGGTGCTTCTCGATGAGGCGTACGTCGAGTTCCTCGGGGCGGCGGAGTACATCGACCCGCTGGCATTGATCGCGAAACACCCCAACCTGCTCGTCCTGCGGACTTTCTCGAAGGCGTACGGATTGGCCGGGCTGCGGATCGGTTACGCCTTCGGCAGGCCCGAGCTGATCGCGCACGTGAGCAAGCTGCAACTCCCCTTCGGGATGAGCGCGGCAGCGGTGGCCGCGGTCGCCGCCTCCTACGCCGCCGAACCCGAGCTCGCCGCGCGCACCTTCCGCATCACCGAGGAGCGGGACGCGCTCCGGGCCGCACTGATGGCTCGCGGATTCGCGATACCGGAAAGTCGCGCCAACTTCCTGTACATCCCCGGGCCGGGCACCGTCACCGCGCTGCGCCGCGCGGGGATCGCCGCGAAGTCCTATCCGGACGGCAGCGCGCGGATCGCCGTCGGCGATCCCTCCGCAGACCACGCGGTTCTCCAAGCGCTTTCGACGCACGCCCGCTGA
- a CDS encoding SdpI family protein: protein MFVVALVLFVPAVVAVATGALGLTGRLPRNRFFGVHTEAALSTDETFRVANRVAAPTSIAAGALLFAGGLVGLAAGGVVSLLVAGVTAVVALFTLGAGANAAAQAAAAIAPPPETGGCGNSCGACSLRDACQPAG, encoded by the coding sequence GTGTTCGTCGTCGCTCTCGTCCTGTTCGTGCCGGCCGTCGTGGCCGTCGCAACCGGCGCACTCGGACTGACCGGCCGGTTGCCCCGCAATCGTTTCTTCGGCGTCCACACCGAGGCCGCGCTGTCCACGGACGAGACCTTCCGCGTCGCCAACCGGGTCGCCGCGCCCACCTCGATCGCGGCCGGAGCGCTGCTGTTCGCCGGTGGACTGGTCGGGCTGGCCGCGGGCGGCGTGGTCTCGCTGCTGGTCGCGGGCGTCACCGCCGTGGTCGCGTTGTTCACCCTCGGCGCGGGCGCGAACGCCGCGGCGCAGGCGGCCGCCGCCATCGCGCCGCCCCCGGAGACCGGTGGCTGCGGCAACTCCTGCGGCGCCTGCTCACTCCGCGACGCCTGCCAACCGGCAGGCTGA